A region of the Synechococcus sp. PCC 7502 genome:
AGCGTAGTATTAGCAGTAAATCCAGCCGTTAAGAAGTCATGCATAATGATTGGCATATTGAGTTCTTTAGCAAACTCGGCACGCTTTAGCATTTCTTCCACAGTACCAGCAGTAACGTTGAGGTAGTGTCCTTTGATTTCGCCAGTTTCGGCTTGAGCTTTGTGAATAGCATCAGCTACAAACAGGAAACGATCGCGCCAACGTTGGAAAGGCTGAGAGTTAATATTTTCGTCATCTTTCGTAAAGTCAAGACCACCACGTAAGCACTCATATACTGCACGACCGTAGTTTTTAGCAGATAGACCTAATTTGGGCTTAATAGTACAACCGAGTAAAGGACGACCATACTTGTTGATTTTGTCCCGCTCTACTTGGATACCATGAGGAGGTCCTTGGAAAGTTTTGAGGTAAGCAACAGGAATGCGTAAATCCTCAAGACGTAGAGCTTTTAATGCTTTGAAACCAAATACGTTACCAACTAAGGAGGTTAATAGGTTGGTTACAGAGCCTTCTTCAAACAAATCCAAAGGATAGGCGATATAAGCAATAAACTGGTTATCTTCACCGGGTACGGGTTCGATGTCATAACAACGACCTTTATAGCGATCAAGATCAGTTAAAAGATCAGTCCACACAGTTGTCCATGTACCTGTAGAAGATTCGGCGGCAACAGCTGCTGCTGCTTCTTCAAAAGGCACACCTGGCTGTGGAGTAACACGGAAGGCTGCCAGAATATCTGTGTCTTTAGGGGTGTAGTCGGGAGTGTAATAGGTTAACCGATAGTCTTGAACCCCAGCTTTGTACCCAGCTTTTGCCTGAGTCTTTGTCTGCGAATACGCCATGTTTTTTTCCTGTTGTGTAATTTAATATCAATTCTAATTTTGACTGATAATTCGAGAGCTTATTAAAAGTCGCCCCTTCAATGCAGCGCATAGTTTGAATCTATCATTCACAAAACTCTCCGATTTGATCCAGAGAATGATTTTTTGTAAATGGGCTAGTTAAATGTCAATATGTCAGCTTAGATGACTGTAGTATAAAAGGTACTCAAACTTCAATAAGTTAAACATTGCAAGTTATTGACAAATCTATAAGTTTTATTAATATCCTTGTAATTCTATTTAACATAGTTACTAATACTACTTACTTGATTGACACGATGTAAATGAGCATTCTCTCCTATTTCATCCAAATTTCAGTGGTTTTATTTGAGGAATGGGCGATCGCCTCTCAATCTCTAAATCGCTATAATTAAGCCACTAATCTACTAGGTTAATAGGTTCAAAACTATGGTCAGCACTGTAATTTCTGCTTCTAAAGTTATGTCCCTTGAAGAATGGACACTTAACCCACCCAGTAGCGGAATTGAATGAATTGATGGGGAACTCGCAGAAAAAACAGGTATGACATTACTCCACAGCAGAATTCAAGGCAGAATCGTTAGGCTATGGGGTAACTATGTAGAATCATCTGGAATTGGCGGCGAGGTCTATACACCCGTATTACCCCAAAGTTTTCCTTTAATTGCTGAGATAGTCTCACCTACGGACATTGCCAATGAAGTGTTTGCTAAAGCCGATGAATATTTAGAGTTTGGTTGCGAAGAGGTTTGGTTAGTATTTGCCAAAGAGAAATGGATTATTGTTGTCACCCATACCTCCCGTATTATCTATGCTGCGGAGGAAACCTTAACTTCTCAGGTTTTAAAGGGTTTTAGTACCACAGTAAATGCTTTACTAGGCTCATAGAATTTGAAAGATTTTGCAAGGTTTACTGCATGAAATTTAGTGAGCTAATTATTGCCTTGGGTTTAGGAGAAAATTTAAGCCTTGATTATGGTGATCCAGAAATTTCTGGAGTTTCTACTTTATTAGAAGCTCAGCCCAAGGATTTAGGTTTTTTAGAAAGTAGTCGCTTTTTTCCGCAACTAACTGAAACTAAAGCGGGAGCATTATTTATTAATACCGATCCACAGGTTTTAGAGCTGGTTAACTCCCTTAAGATTCCCTATCTATCGGTACCACAGCCTCGGCTTTTATTTGCAAGGGCGATCGCTTTATTTTATCCACCTAAACCCGCTAAATCTGGTATTCATCCCACCGCCGTAATTGAATCTGATGTGGAAATTGGCGCAGAGGTTTATATTGCCCCCCACGTGGTAATTGGCTCAGGTTCTAAAATTGGGAATGGTGTAGTTATATACCCTAATGTCACTATTTATGAAGATGTAATCATTGGCGATCGCACTGTTCTCCATGCTAATTGTGTAATCCATGAACGTAGCGAAATTGGTAAAAATTGTGTAATTCATAGTGGCGCAGCAATCGGGGCTGAAGGATTTGGCTTTGTTCCCAGCAGTGATGGGACTTGGGCAAAAATGCAGCAGGTGGGTAAAACTATTCTGGAAGATAATGTGGAAGTAGGATGTAATGCAGCAATTGATCGAGGTGCGGTGGGCGATACCCGCATTGGGAAAGGTAGCAAAATTGATAATCTAGTCCAAATCGGTCATGGTTGCCAACTAGCAGAAAATTGTTTGATGGCAGGACAGTCAGGCTTAGCGGGGGGGGTAAAACTTGGCAGAAATGTGATCTTAGCAGGGCAAGCAGGTATTGCTAATCATATTAAAGTGGGCGATCGCACGATAATTGGAGCGCAATCAGGGGTGGGACAAGACCTAGATGCTAATTTACAGATTTTAGGTGCACCTGCGATCGATGCTAAAACCTTTATTAAAGCTGCTGCTTTATTTAGGCGGTTACCAGAAATCTATAAAATTGTCAAAAACTTACAAAAACGTTTTCAAGACTAGCTTAAATAGTTTATCAATTTGTGATATATTTACACTCTCTTTGAGAAAAAGAAGGGCTTTGAGATAATAAGGGTGACTAGCGCAACGGTAGCGCATCGGACTCTTAATCCGCTGGTTCTGGGTTCGAATCCCAGGTCACCCATCCAAGACGCACTAACACTTTCAGTCAATAAAACTTTACCTAGCAAGTGTTTGAACGGATGACCTTATGGCGGTTTGTACTGTTTTATGCTTTTATATGCTGTCTTTATTAATGTCCCAAGAATTGTCCTAGGCGGTTGTCCCGTATGTCCCCACTCAAAACGCCTGCTGCTGCTAACGATCGCCTCAAGTCTGGCAATATACGAATTAATATTAATTACCTAGTTTTGTGAGATTACATTGATATAAATATCCAGCAGCATCAGTTGCCAGAATAGTCTTATCATCCATAAACAGAACCCCTGTAATTCCTACGGATGATATTTTCTGTTCTTGTAACACTTTACCTGTGATCGATGAAATAATCCTGACATAGCCTTTATCATCAGCGATCGCAATAATGTTTTTGGAACTAATATCCAGACTACTAATTTGCGAATTAACTTGCAACAGCTTCCTAATTTGTCCGTTATCAATATCAATTTGTGCCAAATCGCCTGTGAAATATCCAACTATTAATTTATTACCCGATTCAAAAAACTTTAAAGCATTAATTCGGCTTTCTATGGGCTGAAATTTTACAGAATCAACTTTTCCTTTGGAAATATCTTTTGGTAAAAAAAGAACTACAATCTCTCCACTATCATAGCTAACTGCAAATTTAGATGTATTGGCGGTATTTGTAGGAACAACTGCTAAATTTCTAGCAACCCCGATTGAACGATATATTTTATAACTATCACCCGTAGTCTCTAATAAACTCTTAAGAAGATTAATTTGAACTGAGCCATCATCGGAAGAAGATATTAGATAATTATTAGTAATAAAGGAATCAGTAACAGCAGCTTTATGAATTGGGATCGAAAAATTCTGACCAGCATTAACAAGGGATGCGTTACCCGAATATATTGCTGAAGAAATTATTGATTGTCCATTCCAAACCCCGTACCTAGACTTAAATAGTTTGCCACATTTATCTAAGTAAATATTTTTTTGTGGTTCCAAGCTTGTATTCAGAATAACTAAATTGCAGTTTTCAAAACCTACTACTAATTGCTTATTAATTTTACTTTGATCAATAAAGCTAGGACTACCATATCGACTTAAGTCAATTTTTTTGATAATAAGATCTTGCTCTTGAGCTAGAGACTGAGAAGTTTCAAATCCACCTAAAAAAATTAGAGAAAATAGAAATAAAATTAATCTCTTTTGATTAAAGTTTTTATTAAAAATATTGAAAATTTTTTTTAACATGCCCATAATTAACTAAATTTAACTCCAGTTTTTTGTTCTAACTTAGACTTAATTAGTGATTTCGCCTGTGAATTAAGTTGATTATAAATTGACTTATATATTGGGATTAATTTTTGCACTGCTTCAGAGCAATCTGGTTGAGTCGCAGTCATACCATACTTTGTTGTCAATTCTTTATAAATAGCAGAGTTATAATCTTCCTGTGCTTTAATTTGCTTTGCTTGATATACAGGTAATAATTCTGAAATGACTTTACGATTAGATTGAGATAACTTATTCCAAAAGTTAGAGTTAAAAAAAGTGTTATAGCCCGACCAAGCGTGATTAGTCATATTCAAATATTTAGTAACTTCATACAGGGCAAATCCTTTTGCTATTGATAATGGATTTTCTTGAGCTTCTACAATCTGATTTTTAAGAACATCATAGACTTCATTCATCGTAAAAAACTTGGGATTGGCACCGAGGGCTTGCATTGCTTGTTGAAAGTCATTAGATGGGGGAATCCGAATAATTAAGTCTTTGAAGTTATCTAAGTTATAAATGGGTTTTGCTGCAACGGATGTAATATTACGCATCCCATTATCAAAAGTACCCTTGGGTAAATACTTGAGGTTATATTTAGCAACTGAGCGATCAAGAATTTCGGCAAAAACAGGTTGATTAATTATTTCAAAAACTTCCTTAGAAGATTGATAGATAAACGCTAGATTTTGAATGCCAATTACATCTGAAGCTAATTTATCAATAATTGGAGCCGCCACACTTACAACCTCAAATCGTCCAGTTGATACCAATCGTACAGCTTGGGGATCGCCACCTTGAAGCGCAGCATCCTGAGGCAGAGGAGAAATGAAAAGTTCGCCATTGGTTTTCTCAAAAACATCCAGCCATAGGGCTTCTAGGTTTTGATGTAAGGGACTAGATTTCGGCTGATTATGGAGATGAAAGGCTTTAATTTTAGCTTTCCCATAATTTTTTCCGTATTCTCCGGGAAGTCCTAATACTTTTTCTAATTCAGTTTCAAGGCTAGTATCTGATAATTTTGTATCCTTGGCAGCTAGTTTTTCCACTCCAATGGCTGTAAGGGAGGTTACACCTGCCATTAATAAAAAATTTTTACGGGAGAATTTCATCACACTTTACCTCTCAAATAAAATATTAGTTATATGAACAAATAAAAAAATGAAATCTGATAACTGTCTTTAGAGTATCTGTATGCAGTATCTTAAGACTCTTTTAAGTAAGGTGCCCATAATATAACTTTGTGTCATATTTAAAATTGACAACTCCATTACTCGAATGTTCAGCAAATAGTTCTTGAAGCAAAGTAGTCATTGCCTTAAACTGACGATTATCGTCTAAGGGTATATAAGAAGAGGATAAAGTTCTTCCAAGTAGTCCGTCATAATCAAAAATTTGCTCATTAGGAAACTGTTTAAGTTGATATTTAGAGTGACCAAAGAACTCATTCAAAATGTCTTCATTTACATTTTTATGATTGACTTGTTCATAATCAGTACTATTTTTAAGTAAAAAATATTCATATGCTTTTAAAAAAGGAGTCGTATCAGTTTGACGATCATTCCAAATCAGCACTACCCAAGACTGGGGATTTAATAGCCGCAAAAACTCACGTCTAGCTTTTTGTAGATCAAACCAATGAAAGGACTGTCCTGCCACAATAAAGTCGATACTAAGAGACTTAAGAGTAGTTAATTCAGCGGAACCGTCTATACTAGTAAAGTTAGGATATAGTTTAAGTAAGGACTCAGCCTCCGTCCGCATTTCTCTATTAGGCTCAACCCCAAATACCTGATTGCCATTTTTCAAGAAAAGTTCGGATAATATACCAGTTCCTGAGCCAATGTCTGCAATGACCGATGAAGGCGATAAATCTAGTTGATGTGACAGATAACCAATAATTTCATTAGGATAAGAGGGTCGGTACTTGTTGTAATACATGACCCGGCTAGAAAATCTTGTTTCTGCATCTGTAACTTTATTTGTGTCCATTATTGTTCCTCAAAAAACAGGGCTTTATCTAAAAATACTTGAATTATAGGAACTCTCTATGTTCTGCTGATTTGCTTAATGGGGTTAAGACTCAGGTTGAGTTGTGGCATAGGGATTCAGAAACACGTTGTCTGATTTATAACTTCTTAACTATGTAATACTTCTCAATGTTCGATTTGAGTTTAGTTACATTAATGTTAAAGTAAGCCAAATACTAGCACTCTAAGGTTCTAAATTAACCTGATTTTAGATGCTTAAAACTCTATCTAGAGGAGTCAACATTGAGCAATCAATTTCTCATTTGTTTATTACTTATTCTTATTTGGGGGGGCAGAACAGAGATAGGTTCGTCTGATACTCTTATCCCTGTCACTTCTTCAATGTCTGCTGCTCCCCTCAAGATTAAACAACAGTTTACTGTCGCAAAGGTTGCGTTAAATCGCATCTACTTTAGTCCAAATGGACAAAGTGTAGTAACGGCTTCCGCATCTGGAGTGGCATCGCTTTGGTCGCTGACGGGAGACTCCTTGTCCACCATGGATGGTCAAAAACCACCAATGTTTAATGCTAGGTTTTCGCCTAATGGGCAGACTGTTGCTACTACTGGCTATGATGGCACAATTCGTTTATGGAATACACAAGGAAAGCTCTTAAAACAACGACAACCTCATAGAGCTGCTGTGACGGATATTCTCATATTCCTTAACGAGAAGTTCATTGTTACTAGTTCCGATGATGGGCAAACCCAGATTTTTAA
Encoded here:
- a CDS encoding form I ribulose bisphosphate carboxylase large subunit: MAYSQTKTQAKAGYKAGVQDYRLTYYTPDYTPKDTDILAAFRVTPQPGVPFEEAAAAVAAESSTGTWTTVWTDLLTDLDRYKGRCYDIEPVPGEDNQFIAYIAYPLDLFEEGSVTNLLTSLVGNVFGFKALKALRLEDLRIPVAYLKTFQGPPHGIQVERDKINKYGRPLLGCTIKPKLGLSAKNYGRAVYECLRGGLDFTKDDENINSQPFQRWRDRFLFVADAIHKAQAETGEIKGHYLNVTAGTVEEMLKRAEFAKELNMPIIMHDFLTAGFTANTTLAHWCRDNGVLLHIHRAMHAVIDRQKNHGIHFRVLAKCLRMSGGDHIHTGTVVGKLEGDKAITLGFVDLLRENYVEQDKTRGIYFTQDWASMPGVMAVASGGIHIWHMPALVEIFGDDSVLQFGGGTLGHPWGNAPGATANRVALEACVEARNEGRDLYREGGDIIREAAKWSPELAVACELWKEIKFEFEAVDTV
- a CDS encoding Uma2 family endonuclease, yielding MTLLHSRIQGRIVRLWGNYVESSGIGGEVYTPVLPQSFPLIAEIVSPTDIANEVFAKADEYLEFGCEEVWLVFAKEKWIIVVTHTSRIIYAAEETLTSQVLKGFSTTVNALLGS
- the lpxD gene encoding UDP-3-O-(3-hydroxymyristoyl)glucosamine N-acyltransferase; protein product: MKFSELIIALGLGENLSLDYGDPEISGVSTLLEAQPKDLGFLESSRFFPQLTETKAGALFINTDPQVLELVNSLKIPYLSVPQPRLLFARAIALFYPPKPAKSGIHPTAVIESDVEIGAEVYIAPHVVIGSGSKIGNGVVIYPNVTIYEDVIIGDRTVLHANCVIHERSEIGKNCVIHSGAAIGAEGFGFVPSSDGTWAKMQQVGKTILEDNVEVGCNAAIDRGAVGDTRIGKGSKIDNLVQIGHGCQLAENCLMAGQSGLAGGVKLGRNVILAGQAGIANHIKVGDRTIIGAQSGVGQDLDANLQILGAPAIDAKTFIKAAALFRRLPEIYKIVKNLQKRFQD
- a CDS encoding DctP family TRAP transporter solute-binding subunit, encoding MKFSRKNFLLMAGVTSLTAIGVEKLAAKDTKLSDTSLETELEKVLGLPGEYGKNYGKAKIKAFHLHNQPKSSPLHQNLEALWLDVFEKTNGELFISPLPQDAALQGGDPQAVRLVSTGRFEVVSVAAPIIDKLASDVIGIQNLAFIYQSSKEVFEIINQPVFAEILDRSVAKYNLKYLPKGTFDNGMRNITSVAAKPIYNLDNFKDLIIRIPPSNDFQQAMQALGANPKFFTMNEVYDVLKNQIVEAQENPLSIAKGFALYEVTKYLNMTNHAWSGYNTFFNSNFWNKLSQSNRKVISELLPVYQAKQIKAQEDYNSAIYKELTTKYGMTATQPDCSEAVQKLIPIYKSIYNQLNSQAKSLIKSKLEQKTGVKFS
- a CDS encoding class I SAM-dependent methyltransferase yields the protein MDTNKVTDAETRFSSRVMYYNKYRPSYPNEIIGYLSHQLDLSPSSVIADIGSGTGILSELFLKNGNQVFGVEPNREMRTEAESLLKLYPNFTSIDGSAELTTLKSLSIDFIVAGQSFHWFDLQKARREFLRLLNPQSWVVLIWNDRQTDTTPFLKAYEYFLLKNSTDYEQVNHKNVNEDILNEFFGHSKYQLKQFPNEQIFDYDGLLGRTLSSSYIPLDDNRQFKAMTTLLQELFAEHSSNGVVNFKYDTKLYYGHLT